A single window of Anopheles moucheti chromosome 2, idAnoMoucSN_F20_07, whole genome shotgun sequence DNA harbors:
- the LOC128309864 gene encoding beta carbonic anhydrase 1 yields MERILRGVMRYRHTTREQMVQEFRKVRDNPQPKAVFFTCMDSRMIPTRFTETHVGDMFVVRNAGNLVPHAEHFQDEYFSCEPAALELGCVVNNIKHIIVCGHSDCKAMNLLYQLKDPEFSSLKNRRISPLRAWLCEHANTSLDKFQNLKEIGLDKPLIFSSETPLRKFVAYIDPENNFAIEDKLSQVNTLQQIENIASYGFLKRRLESHDLHIHALWFDIYTGDIYFFSRNSKRFIAIDESSIERLLDEVRRYYS; encoded by the exons ATGGAACGAATATTGCGTGGCGTTATGCGTTATCGGCATACGACGCGAGAACAAATGGTGCAGGAGTTTCGGAAAGTTCGTGACAATCCTCAG CCAAAAGCCGTCTTTTTCACCTGCATGGACAGCCGGATGATACCGACCAGGTTCACGGAGACACACGTCGGCGATATGTTTGTGGTACGAAATGCGGGCAATCTCGTACCGCACGCAGAACACTTTCAGGACGAATATTTTAGCTGTGAACCGGCGGCCTTGGAGTTGGGCTGTGTTGTAAATAACATCAAGCACATCATCGTGTGTGGCCACAGTGATTGCAAGGCGATGAACTTACTGTATCAGCTAAAGGATCCGGAATTTTCTTCGTTG AAAAATCGTCGCATATCTCCGCTTAGGGCGTGGTTGTGCGAGCACGCCAATACGAGCCTGGACAAGTTTCAAAATCTCAAGGAGATCGGTCTGGACAAACCGTTGATATTTTCTTCCGAAACACCGCTTCGCAAATTTGTCGCATACATCGATccggaaaacaattttgcgaTCGAGGATAAACTGTCGCAGGTTAACACACTGCAACAGATAGAGAACATTGCGTCGTACGGATTCCTAAAACGCCGGCTCGAATCACACGATCTCCACATCCATGCGCTGTGGTTTGACATCTACACTGGGGACATTTATTTCTTTAGTCGCAACTCGAAACGTTTCATTGCGATCGATGAAAGCTCGATCGAACGGTTGCTGGACGAGGTACGGCGGTACTATTCTTGA